A segment of the Amycolatopsis thermophila genome:
GTCGAGGTGCCCGGCCTGCTGGACCTGACCTGCCTGACCCAGCTTTCCAGTTTGGACCGCAAGGAACTGAAGGACCGCCCTTTCGTCCCGGCCACGCACCCGGCGTTCGGTGAGCACGAGACGCCGAAGAGCGTCTTCGCCACCCTGCGCGAGGGCGACGTGCTCGTGCACCACCCGTACGACTCGTTCTCCACGAGCGTGCAGCGGTTCATCGAGCAGGCCGCCGGGGACAGCAAGGTGCTGGCCATCAAGCAGACCCTGTACCGCACGTCCGGTGACTCCCCCATCGTCAACGCGCTCATCGACGCCGCCGAGGCCGGCAAGCAGGTCGTGGCGCTCGTGGAGATCAAGGCCCGGTTCGACGAGGAGGCCAACATCACCTGGGCCCGCACGCTGGAGCGGGCCGGGGTGCACGTGGTCTACGGGCTCGTCGGGCTCAAGACGCACTGCAAGGTCGCGATGGTGGTGCGCCAGGAGGGTTCGACGATCCGGCGCTACTGCCACATCGGCACCGGCAACTACAACCCGAAGACGGCGCGGCTGTACGAGGACGTCGGCCTGCTCACCGCCGACCCGGACATCGGCGCCGACATCACGGACCTGTTCAACGTGCTGACCGGCTACTCGCGGCAGGACACCTACCGCAACATCCTGACCTCGCCGGCCGGGATCCGCCGCGGCATCCTGCGGCTCATCGACGAGGAGATCGAGCACAAACACGCGGGCGCGGAGGCGGGCATCCGCATCAAGTGCAACTCGCTGGTCGACGAACAAATCATCGACGCGCTCTACCGGGCCTCCCGCGAAGGGGTTCCGGTGGAGATCGTGGTGCGGGGTATTTGCGCCCTCAAACCGGGGGTGCCCGGACTGTCGGAGAACATTTCCGTCCGGTCCATTCTCGGCCGGTTCCTGGAGCATTCCCGCATCTTCCATTTCCTGGCCGGCGGCACGTACTGGATCGGCAGCGCGGACATGATGCACCGCAACCTCGACCGGCGGATCGAGGCGATGGTGCAGGTCAAGGACGCGCGGCTGACCAGGCAGCTGGACGACATCCTCGACTCGGCGCTCGACCCGGCCACGCGCTGTTGGGTGCTGACCGAGAACGGGGAGTGGCAGCCCTCCCCCGCGGACACCTCGCAGGTCCGCGACCACCAGACCGAGTTGTTGAAGAAGCACGGGGCCAACGGGTGAGTTCTGTTCGTGTCCGCGCCGCGGGTGCGGTGCTGTGGCGCAGTGGTCCGGACGGCGTCGAGGTGGCGGTGGCCCACCGGCCCCGCTACGACGACTGGTCGCTGCCGAAGGGAAAGCTCGACGACGGGGAGACCGTGCCCGCGGCGGCCGTGCGGGAGCTGCGGGAGGAGACGGGTTTCCGGGCGGTGCTGGGACGGCACCTGATGACCGTCCGGTACTCGGTGGCGGCGGGGCCGAAGAGCGTCGACTACTTCAGCGCGGCGGCGGTGTCGGGTTCGTTCGCGCCGAACGAGGAGGTCGACGAGCTGCGGTGGCTGCCGCCGGCCGCGGCCGCGTCGGTGTTGTCCTACGACAGCGACCGGAGCGTGCTGGCGGAGTTCACCGCGCTGCCCGCCGGGTTGTCGACGTTGCTGCTGGTGCGGCACGCGAAGGCCGGCAAGCGGGACGAGTGGCGGGGCGACGACGACCTGCGGCCGCTGTCGCCGAGCGGGATCCGGCAGGCGGGCGCTCTGCGGGCGTTGCTGCCACTGTTCGGACCGGACAGGGTGCTCGCCGCGCCGCGGTTGCGGTGCGAGCAGACGGTGCGCGGGCTGGCGGACGATCTGGGAGTGCCGGTCGAGCACGAGGACCTGATGGCGGAGGAGTTCTACTGGGACGCCCCGGACGCCGGCCTGGCGCGGCTGGTGGGTTTCGTGTCCGCCGGGGGCACGCCCGTGGTCTGCAGCCAGGGCGGGGTGATCCCGGACCTGGTGAGCCGGCTCGCAGCGCGCGACGAGGTGAGGCTGCCGGTGGACGAAGGTGAGAAGGTGCCGAGCAAGAAGGGCTCGGTGTGGGTCCTGACGTTCCGGGCCGCCCCCGGGAACGGCGGCCCGGTGCTCGTGGCGGCCGACTACCTGCCCACCGCGCTCCCCACACCGGTGACGAGCGCCGCCTGAGGTCCGTCCGCCTGGGACTGTTGGGCGTTGCCCTCCTGACCGGCGACTGGGCGGCGGCCCGGTTTCCTCCAAGCACCATCCGGCGCCCGGCGACGGGAGCCGACCTCCCACGAACCAGACCTCCCCCGCCCCCGATCCCCAGCCCGCCGCTGATCGGCGACCAGAACACTCAAAAGAGGGGGCGGGGTGGTCGGCCCCCAGGTGACCATCGGCGCCGTAGGCGCCCTTCGCCGCTAAGCGACGGAAAAGATCAAGGGATCTCCTCGCCGGACGGCCAGGCTCGGGATGACGGGAGATACTGCCGTCTTGCGTCGGCGGGGTGGTCGCTGGGTGGTCATCCCGCCCCCTTGAGCGCACGGGCGCTGGCGCGCCCGCCGGGGTTGGTGTGAGAACGCTGTCTCGCGGCGGCGCTCCCCACCAAATCCGGCGCCAGGCGACCCGGGCCGGCACCCAACGGCGAAACGCGCCGCCCAACCCTGAACACAACCGCCGCCGCGGGGGCGGCCGGGCACCCCGGAAACGCGGCAGGGCCCCCGCGCATCGCGGGGGCCCTGCCGAGAAGCAGCGCTACGACTTACTTCTTCTTCCGGGTCGCGGTGGTCTTCTTGGCCGCCGTGGTGGACTTGGCCGCCGTGGCCTTCGGCGCCGCCTTCGTGGCGGTCGTCTTCTTCGCCGCGGTGGACTTCGCCGCCGTGCTGGACTTCGAAGCCGTCGACTTCGCCGCCGTGGTCTTCGGGGCCGCCTTGGTGGCAGCCGCGGAACGCGTGCGGCTGGTGGTGCTGCGCGTCGCGGTGGGACGGGTGGTGGTGGCCTTCGCGGTGGTGGCCCGCGAGGACGTGCCGCGCGAAGCGGTGGTGCCGGTGCTGCGGGTCGAAGCAGCCGCGCTACGGGTCGAAGTCGTCGTGCGCTTCGCCGCCGTGGCCTTCGGCAGCTTCTTGGCACCGCTGATGACGTCCTTGAAGGTCGTGCCGGCGCGGAAGGCCGGGACGTTGGTCTTCTTCACCTTGACCGTCTCACCGGTGCGCGGGTTGCGAGCGGTGCGGGCCGCGCGGGCGCGCTTCTCGAACACACCGAAACCGGTGATGTTGACCTTCTCGCCCTTCTGCACGGTGCGAATGATGATGTCCACCAGGTTGTCGACCGCCTGGGAAGCAACCTTCTTGTCGCCCAGACGCTCGGAGAGCGCCTCGATCAGCTGGGCCTTGTTGGCCATTCCAGTCCTCCATGAAGAACTACGTGTCACACGGCCACATCGGCCGACTTCACGCACACGGTATTACCAACTCGCCCAAAATTCCAAACGGCGCGCGGAATTTTTCTGCAGGCGGGGCGTGGTTTCCGCCTCCTGAGCGACCCTCTCGGGCCCGTCCGCGCGCCGTTCGGCGTGGTGTGCCCGGCTCCGCGCCGGGTGCGAATCCCTTGCTGAGCAGGGAATTCGTGTTACCCGGCGGTCACCGGGGTGGTCACCGGCTTCCAGCTGGGACGCTGCGACTCGAACCGGTCGATCGCCTCGGCGTGTCGCAGGGTGAGAGCGATGTCATCGAGCCCCTCCAGCAGCCGCCAGCGGGTGTAGTCGTCGATCGAGAAGGTCGTCTGGAAGTCCTTGGCCCGCACGGTCTTCTCCTCGAGGTCGACCGTGACCTCCGTGCCGGGGTCGTTCTCGAGGATCTTCCACAGCTGCTCGACGTCCGACTGCTCGCACTGGGCCGCGACCAGACCCTGCTTCCCGGAGTTGCCGCGGAAGATGTCGGCGAAGCGGGAGGAGATGACGACCCGGAAGCCGTAGTTCATCAATGCCCAGACAGCGTGTTCGCGCGAAGACCCGGTACCGAAGTCCGGGCCGGCGACCAGCACGCTGCCGGCCTTGAACGGCTCCTGGTTGAGGATGAAGCTCTCGTCGGCCCGCCAGGCCGCGAACAGCCCGTCCTCGAAACCGGTGCGGCTGACCCGCTTCAGGTAGACGGCCGGGATGATCTGGTCAGTGTCCACGTTGGACCTGCGCAGGGGCACTCCGATGCCGGTGTGCGTCTTGAACGGCTCCATGGTGGTGGGCTCCTTCAGTTCAGGTCGTCGGGGCTGGACAGCGTGCCGCGGACGGCCGTCGCGGCCGCGACGAGCGGCGAGACGAGGTGGGTGCGCCCACCCTTGCCCTGCCGGCCCTCGAAGTTGCGGTTGGAGGTCGACGCGCTCCGCTCGCCGGGCGCCAGCTGGTCCGGGTTCATGCCCAGGCACATCGAGCAGCCCGCCTGGCGCCACTCGGCACCGGCGTCGAGGAAGACCTTGTCCAGCCCCTCGGCCTCGGCGGCCTGCCGCACCCGCATCGAGCCGGGGACCACGAGCATCCGGACCCCCTCGGCCACCCTGCGGCCCTGCAGCACCTCCGCGGCGGCCCGCAGGTCCTCGATCCGTCCGTTGGTGCACGAACCGAGGAACACGGTGTCGACCTTGATCTCGCGCAGCGGGGTGCCCGGCTTGAGGTCCATATAGGACAGGGCCTTCTCGGCCGCGAAGCGCTCGTTCTCGTCGGCGATCTGCTCGGGGTCCGGCACGGACTCGCCCAGCGGCAGGCCCTGGCCGGGGTTGGTGCCCCAGGTCACGAACGGGGTGAGGGAGTCGGCGTCGAGGTGGACCTCGGCGTCGAACTCGGCGCCCTCGTCGGTGCGCAGCGACTTCCAGTTCTCCACCGCGGCGTCCCAGTCGGCGCCCTTCGGGGCGTGCGGGCGGCCCTTGAGGTAGGCGAACGTGGTCTCGTCCGGCGCGATCATGCCGGCGCGGGCGCCCGCCTCGATCGACATGTTGCAGATCGTCATGCGGGCTTCCATCGACAGCGCCTCGATCGCGCTGCCCCGGTACTCCAGGACGTAGCCCTGCCCGCCGCCGGTGCCGATCTTGGCGATGACGGCGAGGATGACGTCCTTCGCGGTGACGCCCGGGCGGAGCCGGCCGTCCACGTTGATCGCCATCGTCTTGAACGGCTTCAGCGGCAGGGTCTGGGTGGCCAGCACGTGCTCCACCTCGGAGGTGCCGATGCCGAACGCCATCGCGCCGAAGGCGCCGTGGGTGGAGGTGTGGCTGTCACCGCAGACGACCGTCATGCCGGGCTGGGTCAGGCCCAGCTGCGGGCCGATGACGTGCACGATGCCCTGCTCGGCGTCGCCCATCGGGTGCAGCCGGACGCCGAACTCCTTGCAGTTCTTCCGAAGCGTCTCGACCTGGGTGCGCGACACCGGGTCGGCGATCGGGAGTTCGATGTCGACGGTCGGGACGTTGTGGTCCTCGGTCGCGATGGTCAGGTCCGGGCGCCGCACCTTGCGCCCCGCCAGGCGGAGGCCGTCGAAGGCCTGCGGGCTGGTGACTTCGTGCACCAGGTGCAGGTCGATGTAGAGCAGGTCGGGCTCGGCTCCTTCACCGCGGCGCACGGTGTGCGCCTCCCACACCTTCTCGGCCAGGGTCCGTGGCCGCGTGGTGGTCATCTGTGCTCCTCCCACGAGGTTGATTGGGAGCAAAGGAACCCGAGAGCGACGCCGTATGACGGCGCCCGTGTCTCCGGTTCGATTTTCCCAGATTCTGGACTTCCCAAATGACGGGAAGCTAGTATCGCGTCGTGGGACAGCATAGCTCTTCTGACCAGCAGAGCGGTATCGGCGTTCTGGACAAAGCCGTGGCCGTGCTGCAGGCCGTCGCCGAGGATCCGTGCGGGCTCGCCGAACTGTGCAGCCGGACCGGACTGCCGCGCGCGACCGCGCACCGGCTCGCCGTCGGGCTGGAGGTGCACCGCCTGCTGCGGCGCGGGCCGGACGGGCGGTGGCGCCCGGGTTCGGCCCTGGCCGAACTCGCCGGCGGGACCGCGGACCCGTTGCTGGACGCGGCGAGTTCGATCCTGCCGAAGCTCCGCGACATCACCGGGGAGAGCGTGCAGTTGTACCGGCGCGACGGCGTGCAGCGCGTGTGCGTGGCGACCGCCGAGCCGATGAGCGGTCTGCGCGACACGGTTCCGATCGGCACGCGGCTGTCCATGACGGCCGGTTCGGGCGCGAAGGTTCTCGCCGCGTGGTCGGATCCGCACACGCAGCGCACGATCCTGGCGGACGCGGTGTTCGGGGAACGGACGCTGCTGGAGGTGCGGCGGCGCGGCTGGGCGCAGAGCGTGGCCGAGCGCGAGCCCGGTGTGGCGAGCGTTTCCGCGCCGGTGCGGGATTCCGGCGGCAACGTCATCGCCGCGGTCTCGGTTTCCGGTCCGGTCGAACGGATCGGGCGCAAGCCCGGCGCGCGATGGGCGGCGGATCTGCTCGCGGCGGCGGAGGCGTTGCAGGAACGGTTGTAGCCGCCCGCTTCGGCGCCTCTCCCGCGCACGCGACCGCCGATATGAACATCGCACACGTGTTCGATTCGGTGTAGGGTGTCGTCATGACCGCGGGGCTGCAGGGTTCGCTGTTCGGTCAGGCCGAGGAATGCTCGCTCGGATCCCTGGCCGAGGCGCGGCGGACGGAACTGGGCGACGGCGCGTGGATCGATCTGCGCCCGGGCTGGCTGACGGGCGCGGACCTGTTGTTCGAGCGCCTGGCGTCGGACGTGCCGTGGCACGCGGAGCGGCGCCGGATGTACGACAGGGTCGTCGACGTGCCCCGGCTGTTGTGCTTCTACGGCGAGGACGAGCCGCTGCCGGACCCGGTGCTGGACGAGGCGCGGGAGGCGTTGAGCCGGCACTACGCCGGCGAGCTGGGCGAGCCGTTCCGCACGGCCGGGCTGTGCTTCTACCGCGACGGCCGGGACAGCGTGGCGTGGCACGGTGACACGATCGGCCGCGGTTCACGCGAGGACACCATGGTGGCGATCGTGTCGGTCGGCGCGCCGCGGAGCCTGGTGCTGCGCCCGCGCGGCGGCGGGACCACCGTGCGGCAACTGCTGGGCCCCGGGGATCTGATCGTGATGGGCGGCTCGTGCCAGCGCACGTGGGAGCACGCGGTGCCGAAGACGAGCAAACCGGTCGGGCCGCGGATCAGCATCCAGTTCCGGCCGCGCGGGGTGCGTTGAAGTCCACCCGCGGCTTCGGCGGATCACTTGAACCGGCACGGCGGCCCGAGCCGGTCCGCGGGTGAATTCGCCGCCGAGGCAACCTTCGACTTGACGAAAGGACAGCAGGGTCTTCCCCAGTATCGTCCACCCGGTCGGTGGACGGGAGAACGCCGCGGGGGCACCCGGCGCCGGATGCCCTCAGCGACGTGTCGTCACCCCAGTGAAGAGGGTCAGTAACGCGCCCAGCGGTCGCCTAGCGTGGCCCATTCGCTTTCCCACCGCGCGGCACGCCTGCGGTCCAGCACGAAGCGCGTCACCCAGTACGCGGCGATCAGCACGAGAGCCGCCACGAGCCACGCGAAGATCCCCGCCAGTACACCGGTCGTGGCCGCGTCGGTGGAGCTGATCGGCGCCGGCGCGGGATCGCCGGCCTCGTTCAGCCACACCGGGACCTTCGAACCGGCGGTCGCGCCCGGATCGGCCGCCACGACGCCCGTCTTCGGCTCCCCACCGTTGTAGGTCCACTCCGCACGCACCCCGGCCGAGCCGCTCGTCGAGAACGCGCCCTCGGTCGCCGGCACCGGCGTCGGCGCGTCTTCGACCAGCGTCGCGGTCACCAGGTGCCGCGAAGCCTGTTGCTGCTCGGACACCGCCAGCTGGCCCCCGTACGTCCGGGAACCTGTGAACATCGCGAGCGGAATCGCGATGAGGAGACCCAGCACCACCACCAACAGCAGTGCGGCCTCGACCCGGTCGGACGTTCTGGCCAACGGGTTGCGACCGATGTGCAGGCGTCGCCAGAAACGCCCGATTGGTCCGGTCACGGTCGAATCCCCCTTTCGTCTGCTCCCTCGGCAAGCACAATCGCAATACCCACTGTGCCGCGCCCGTACCCGAATTGGCACTAAAACGAGACCAAGACCGCTGTGAGGGGCCCCTCACAGCGCACCAAGATCGGGATGTATCCATGCTGGCACCGGTGAACGGTTCACAACATCGACCGAAAGGGCTTTCCGTGACCACCGGGAGACACGCAGCGTGACCGCCTGGACCTGGCCCAACCGCCGCGCGCGGGCCGGCGCGGACTGGTCACGGCAACACGGCGCTGTTATCGTCCCTTGATGGGGAGCAGTTGCGCGTTAATCGCGCAATACCACTTCGGTGTTACACATTTGCCAGACAATTCCCGTCACATTTCTCGGAAACCCGCTGCGCCGAAAGAGTGACGACGAAAGCAGTGAAACAACGGGGCGTCACCAGACGTCGCCGTCGCGCCAATCGCACGTCAGCTCGGCGTCGGGCGTCAGCCCGTAGGGCAGCCCGAGGACGAGGACCCCGCCGGCCTCCTCCGGCGTCGCCCGGAGCCCGGACGGCGTGAGCGCCGACAGCGGACCGCGCCAGCACGCCCAGCCGCGCCCGCGGTAGAACGGGATCGCCTCGTCCGTCGCAGCGAGCGCACCGAACTCGTAGGCCTCATGGACAACGCGCTCCAGCGGCTCCATCACCGCGGCCCCGTAGCCGCGCCGACGGCGGTCCGCCCGTACCCCGACTGCCTCCACGTATCCGGCTCGCCACGCCCGCCCGTCACAGAGCAGCCTCCGCTGCACCACCGACCCGTGGGCGACCGGTTCTCCGCCCTCCCACAGCAGGGCGTGCACGCCGCCGAGGGCGTGCTCCCAGTCGTGCTCGGTGATGTCGCCTTCGAAAACGTCGTACAACAGGTCGCGGGCCGCGGCGAGGGCCCGGGCGCCGAGATCGGCGGTGTGGGCGACCTGCAGGGTGACCTCGGCCATACTCGAGACTAGGACGGCGCGTCCCGGGTGGACAACGCGATTTCCTTGCCGGGCAACGAAAAAGACCGCCAGCCTGGTGGCTGACGGTCCTTCTGCGTACCCCCGATGGGATTCGAACCCACGCTACCGGCGTGAGAGGCCGGCGTCCTAGGCCGCTAGACGACGGGGGCTAGGTCTTCCGTGTTGCGAGAGGAAACTTACCAGAGTGGTTTTTCCCTCTTGCAGCTGGGGTACCAGGACTCGAACCTAGACTAACAGAGCCAGAATCTGTCGTGCTGCCAATTACACCATACCCCAACGGGTTTGCCCCTCCGATTCGCGACTCGGAGCAGCTCCGCTGGGAAGAAATATAGCCTAGGCCCGCCACCCCTGCGTCACCGGGGGTCGGGTCCAGCGCCGCGCGGGCGCCGCTCTAGCGCTGCGCGGGGACGCCGATCCGGGCGAACTCGCTGACCAGCAGCTGCGGCAGCTCGTCGAGGCCGCCGATGACGTGCACGCCCTCGGGCGCGCTCACCTCGCTGCCGGTCCGGTCGAGCCACACGCCCTCCAGACCCGCGTCACGGGCGCCCACGGCGTCGGTGTGCAGCTTGTCCCCGACGTGGGCGGCCTCACTCGGATCGCAGTCGAGCACCGCGCACACGGAGTGGAACATCACCGGATCGGGTTTGGCGGCGCCGACCTCGCCGGCGATGGCGACGTGGTCGAAGAAGCGGGTGAGGCCCAGATCGGCCAGTTTGGCCCGCTGGTGGGCGCCCGAGGCGTTGGTCACAGCGGCGATGAGGACGTCCGCGGCGCGCAGCCACTCCAGACACGGCAGGACGTCGTCGAACAGGCGCCACGAACTGCGCAGCACCTCCTTGCGGCGGCACTCGAACCGGGCCACGTCCTCCGGTTCCACCACGACGCCCAGCTCGGCGAGGAAGCACTGGGTGCGGCGCTGGTGCATGGACCCGTAGTCGATCTCACCGGCGACCACGCGCGCGACGTGCCAGTCGGTGATCCGCTCCCACAGCGGCCACATGTCGGCGCGGCCGATGAGCAGCGCCAGCGCGCGCTTGCCCGCGGAGGTGAAGTCGATCAACGTGTCGTCGATGTCCAGGCACACCAGCCGGAGGCTCGACGGTCTCCACGGATCGGCCGGATCCCCCAGACCAGGCTCGGGGACACGGACGCGGGTAGGTGTGCCGGGACGCGCGAAATCCACCCAGCGAGGCTAGGCGAAGACTACGCTCAGCGGTTCGGCCGACAAGGTGATTCAGCGCGACGTTTCGAGCGCGGTCCGTTCTACTGAGGGTTGCCGGGCAGGGCGTTACGCAGACGTCCGAGTGAAACCTCGCGCCCCAGCAGCTCCATCGATTCGTACAACGGCGGCGACACGGTGCGACCGGTGATCGCGACGCGAACCGGGGCGAAAGCCTTGCGCGGCTTGAGCCCCAGGCCCTCGACCAGCGCGTCCTTGAGCGCCTGCTCGATCGCCGCGGTCTCCCACGACGGCAGCGCTTCGAGCGCCTCGATCGACGCGCGCAGCACGGGCTCGGCGTCCGGCTTGAGGTTCTTGGCCGCGGCGTCCTCCTCGGGCGCGAACTCCTCCTCGGGCACGAACAGGAAGCGCACCAGCGGGGCGGCGTCGGCCAGCACGGTGACGCGCTCCTGCACCAGCGGTGCGATGGTGCGCCAGCGCGCGAGCTGGTCCTCCGACGGCTCGGCGGGCAGGACCCCCGCCGTCTGCAGGTAGGGCACCACGCGCTGCACGAAGTCCTCGGCGTCGAGCGCGCGGACGTGCACGCCGTTGATCGCCTCGGCCTTCTTGACGTCGAACCGCGCCGGGTTGGCGCTCACCTTCGAGATCTCGAAGGCCCGCACCAGCTCGTCGACCGTGAACGTGTCGCGGTCGTCGGCGATCGACCAGCCCAGCAGCGCCAGGTAGTTCAGCAGGCCCTCGCGGATGAAACCGCGGTCACGGTAGTTGAACAGGTTCGACTGGGGGTCGCGTTTGGACAGTTTCCGGTTGCCCTCGCCCATCACGTACGGCAGGTGGCCGAACTGCGGGGTGAACCCGGCCACGCCGATGCGTTCGAGGGCCCGGTACAGCGCGATCTGCCGCGGCGTCGACGGGAGCAGGTCCTCCCCGCGCAGGACGTGGGTGATCCGCATCAGCGCGTCGTCGACCGGGTTGGTCAGCGTGTACAGCGGATCGCCGTTGGCGCGCACCAGGACCGGGTCCGGGATCGAGCCGGCGGGGAACCTGATCTCGCCGCGCACCAGGTCGTTCCACGCCAGGTCCTCGTCCGGCATGCGCAGCCGCAGCACCGGGACCCGCCCCTCGGCGCGGTAGGCCTCGCGCTGCTGCGGGGTGAGGTCGCGGTCGAAGTTGTCGTAACCGAGTTGGGGGTCCTGGCCCGCCGCCTTGCGACGTTCCGCGACCTCCTCGTTGGTCGAGAACGCCTCGTACAGCTCGCCGGCCTCGAGCAGGCGGCGCGCGACGTCGGCGTAGATGTCGCGGCGCTCGCTCTGCCGGTACGGGCCGTACTCGCCGCCGATGTCGGGGCCCTCGTCCCAGTCCAGACCGAGCCAGCGCAACGCCTCCAGCAGCTGCTGGTACGACTCCTCGCTGTCGCGGGCGGCGTCGGTGTCCTCGATGCGGAACACCAGGCTGCCGCCGTGGTGCCGGGCGAAGGCCCAGTTGAACAGCGCCGTGCGGATGAGCCCCACGTGCGGGGTTCCGGTCGGCGACGGGCAGAAGCGGGCGCGGACTGTCTCAGTCATAACCTGTTCAGCCTATCCCGCTTGACGAGGCCACCGGAGAGCGCCATCCTGGTCTTATTCAACACGGGATGAATTAAGGGGATGGCGACCATGAGCGAGCGCACGACCTGCCTCGTGGCCGGTGGCGGACCGGCCGGAATGGTGCTCGGGCTGCTGCTCGCGCGGGCCGGGGTCGAGGTGACGGTGCTGGAGAAGCACGCCGATTTCCTGCGGGATTTCCGCGGCGACACGGTGCACCCGTCCACGTTGCAGCTGCTGGACGAGCTCGGGCTGGGCGAGCGGTTCGCGAAGCTCCCGCAGAGCAGGCTGGAGACCGTTTCGCTGCCCGGGCCGCCGGCTTTGACGATCGCCGATTTCCGGCAGCTGAAGGTGCCGCACCCCTACGTCGCGATGGTGCCGCAGTGGGACCTCCTCGACCTGCTGGCCGAGGCGGGTCAGGCGGAGCCGGACTTCCACCTGCGGATGAACACCGAGGTCACCGAGCTGGTGCGGGAGCGGGGCCGCGTCGCCGGGGTGCGCTACACGACGGCCGACGGTCATCGCGGCGAGATCCGCGCGGACCTGGTCGTCGGTTGTGACGGTCGGTGGTCCGCGGTGCGGCGCGGCGCCGGTCTGCGTCCCCGTGAATTCCCGGTGCCGATCGACACGTGGTGGTTCCGGCTGCCGCGCGAGGCGGGCGAGAACCCCGCGCTGATGCCGGAAATGCATCACGGCCAGTTCGCGGTGCTCATCCCGCGGGAGGACTATTTCCAGATCGCCTACCTGGCCCCGAAAGGATTC
Coding sequences within it:
- the gltX gene encoding glutamate--tRNA ligase, which gives rise to MTETVRARFCPSPTGTPHVGLIRTALFNWAFARHHGGSLVFRIEDTDAARDSEESYQQLLEALRWLGLDWDEGPDIGGEYGPYRQSERRDIYADVARRLLEAGELYEAFSTNEEVAERRKAAGQDPQLGYDNFDRDLTPQQREAYRAEGRVPVLRLRMPDEDLAWNDLVRGEIRFPAGSIPDPVLVRANGDPLYTLTNPVDDALMRITHVLRGEDLLPSTPRQIALYRALERIGVAGFTPQFGHLPYVMGEGNRKLSKRDPQSNLFNYRDRGFIREGLLNYLALLGWSIADDRDTFTVDELVRAFEISKVSANPARFDVKKAEAINGVHVRALDAEDFVQRVVPYLQTAGVLPAEPSEDQLARWRTIAPLVQERVTVLADAAPLVRFLFVPEEEFAPEEDAAAKNLKPDAEPVLRASIEALEALPSWETAAIEQALKDALVEGLGLKPRKAFAPVRVAITGRTVSPPLYESMELLGREVSLGRLRNALPGNPQ
- a CDS encoding FAD-dependent oxidoreductase; the protein is MSERTTCLVAGGGPAGMVLGLLLARAGVEVTVLEKHADFLRDFRGDTVHPSTLQLLDELGLGERFAKLPQSRLETVSLPGPPALTIADFRQLKVPHPYVAMVPQWDLLDLLAEAGQAEPDFHLRMNTEVTELVRERGRVAGVRYTTADGHRGEIRADLVVGCDGRWSAVRRGAGLRPREFPVPIDTWWFRLPREAGENPALMPEMHHGQFAVLIPREDYFQIAYLAPKGFDARLRAEGVDAFRERVRTVVPALAGKVDAIESMDDVKHLDVRLNLLPRWHREGVLCIGDAAHAMSPIGGVGINLAVQDAVATARLLAEPLRRGRVTGRELARVRRRRLVPTLVVQAIQRVMHRAVIRPVIEGRREGAPKSLVRLMNALPAARRVPAYVIGVGLLPEHAPNWARR